The following are encoded in a window of Oncorhynchus mykiss isolate Arlee chromosome 11, USDA_OmykA_1.1, whole genome shotgun sequence genomic DNA:
- the LOC110535493 gene encoding cytochrome c-type heme lyase isoform X1 produces the protein MGATMSSPAPPTVKAESMMASPPPAFVGGVAPPQGCPMHQAQEPVKAVAPPSECPMHQATAAAPTEEKLAAAAGPVHQDRAYEFVACPMKAAAAGQGQTDIDPTNMMPPPNQVPAPDQPFLLPVNREESKIPRAGTGKNWVYPSEQMFWNAMLRKGWRWKEDELGQQDMSNIIKIHNTNNEQAWQEILKWEALHAGECPCGPSLKRFGGKAKEFSPRARMRHWMGYELPFDRHDWIVDRCGKEVRYVIDYYDGEINKDTYEFSILDVRPAFDSIGAVWDRMKVAWWRWTS, from the exons ATGGGTGCCACTATGTCCAGTCCTGCTCCACCCACAGTCAAGGCCGAATCTATGATGGCCTCTCCCCCTCCTGCGTTTGTTGGCGGCGTGGCCCCACCACAGGGCTGTCCTATGCACCAGGCACAGGAACCAGTCAAA GCAGTTGCCCCTCCATCAGAGTGCCCCATGCACCAGGCTACTGCTGCTGCCCCTACAGAAGAGAAGCTTGCTGCTGCAGCAGGGCCAGTGCACCAGGACCGGGCCTATGAGTTTGTGGCGTGTCCTATGAAGGCAGCAGCAGCCGGACAAGGCCAGACTGACATTGACCCCACTAACATG ATGCCTCCACCCAACCAGGTCCCTGCCCCAGACCAGCCCTTCCTTCTACCAGTGAACCGAGAGGAGTCTAAGATCCCGCGGGCTGGAACAGGCAAGAACTGGGTCTACCCCTCGGAACAGATGTTCTGGAACGCCATGCTCAGAAAGGG GTGGCGCTGGAAGGAAGATGAACTGGGTCAGCAGGACATGTCCAACATCATAAAGATCCACAACACCAACAACGAGCAAGCATGGCAGGAGATTCTTAAGTGGGAGGCCCTCCATGCCGG GGAATGTCCATGCGGTCCATCCCTGAAACGGTTTGGTGGCAAAGCTAAGGAGTTCTCCCCAAGGGCTCGAATGCGTCACTGGATGGG ATATGAATTGCCGTTTGACCGTCATGACTGGATCGTGGACCGCTGTGGGAAGGAAGTCCGCTACGTGATCGACTACTACGACGGAGAGATCAACAAGGACACCTATGAGTTCTCCATCCTGGACGTCCGCCCAGCTTTTGACTCTAtaggtgcagtctgggacaggaTGAAGGTGGCCTGGTGGCGCTGGACCTCGTAA
- the LOC110535493 gene encoding cytochrome c-type heme lyase isoform X2, which translates to MGATMSSPAPPTVKAESMMASPPPAFVGGVAPPQGCPMHQAQEPVKVAPPSECPMHQATAAAPTEEKLAAAAGPVHQDRAYEFVACPMKAAAAGQGQTDIDPTNMMPPPNQVPAPDQPFLLPVNREESKIPRAGTGKNWVYPSEQMFWNAMLRKGWRWKEDELGQQDMSNIIKIHNTNNEQAWQEILKWEALHAGECPCGPSLKRFGGKAKEFSPRARMRHWMGYELPFDRHDWIVDRCGKEVRYVIDYYDGEINKDTYEFSILDVRPAFDSIGAVWDRMKVAWWRWTS; encoded by the exons ATGGGTGCCACTATGTCCAGTCCTGCTCCACCCACAGTCAAGGCCGAATCTATGATGGCCTCTCCCCCTCCTGCGTTTGTTGGCGGCGTGGCCCCACCACAGGGCTGTCCTATGCACCAGGCACAGGAACCAGTCAAAG TTGCCCCTCCATCAGAGTGCCCCATGCACCAGGCTACTGCTGCTGCCCCTACAGAAGAGAAGCTTGCTGCTGCAGCAGGGCCAGTGCACCAGGACCGGGCCTATGAGTTTGTGGCGTGTCCTATGAAGGCAGCAGCAGCCGGACAAGGCCAGACTGACATTGACCCCACTAACATG ATGCCTCCACCCAACCAGGTCCCTGCCCCAGACCAGCCCTTCCTTCTACCAGTGAACCGAGAGGAGTCTAAGATCCCGCGGGCTGGAACAGGCAAGAACTGGGTCTACCCCTCGGAACAGATGTTCTGGAACGCCATGCTCAGAAAGGG GTGGCGCTGGAAGGAAGATGAACTGGGTCAGCAGGACATGTCCAACATCATAAAGATCCACAACACCAACAACGAGCAAGCATGGCAGGAGATTCTTAAGTGGGAGGCCCTCCATGCCGG GGAATGTCCATGCGGTCCATCCCTGAAACGGTTTGGTGGCAAAGCTAAGGAGTTCTCCCCAAGGGCTCGAATGCGTCACTGGATGGG ATATGAATTGCCGTTTGACCGTCATGACTGGATCGTGGACCGCTGTGGGAAGGAAGTCCGCTACGTGATCGACTACTACGACGGAGAGATCAACAAGGACACCTATGAGTTCTCCATCCTGGACGTCCGCCCAGCTTTTGACTCTAtaggtgcagtctgggacaggaTGAAGGTGGCCTGGTGGCGCTGGACCTCGTAA